In Tachysurus fulvidraco isolate hzauxx_2018 chromosome 1, HZAU_PFXX_2.0, whole genome shotgun sequence, a single window of DNA contains:
- the rbm20 gene encoding RNA-binding protein 20 isoform X1, with translation MKHDDGHEGPAVKHTPFIKSLSVSVCVFRYNHVCLTSPVKSSLVCLLSSVEGSGFNTVKKHKPVKIFSIDFDISKRTTGSGDKFDKKVPPVSGALSGASQNLLLTPASLQLAQLQAQLTLHRLKLAQSSNTAAAATVLNQVLSNVAMSQPLFNQLRGSSMPQAPGPGFPSTPISFPPPGTPIGTLVGGAFTQNHAGIQMNHYGGGGNMSHNASSHGESGNKASKFQAGFLGGTTAGPIKAGEGGHSGGTGGPKTNSQNNYQRDFYSSESQILDSGHTEQWKNLTGYGISGKLEVGTGAGGSTWAPSTHGFIGPRVELYNPEEPTADPKFSPAGGLGFNSACGQQGFVGYPQQQKCEEGVGMTLQAHQINDYHGVTPSHLPHQCTICEKKVYNLKDWDQHVKGKLHIQNRSLYTDGQALGALHFPVTSEGCRGSALNNNTVAYSSAAGQDVSPGGSTFLQAAPMKSFPLSGAGFTSHQPGTKFVPRKPGPGRVVHICNLPEGSCTENDVINLGLPFGKVTNYILMRSTHQAFVEMAYVEAAQAMVQYYQLHPATINDQKLLIRMSKRYKELQLKKPGKDVESIIQDINSQREREELHDMDRYPPERARSRSPITRSLTPPSHSPSFTSCSSTHSPQATPWMNGVGPRRGSWDWTQRERDEWRNGDDERRKSYLKLPDERSRDRYFSSHHPADDFYKKEKLPRVSQHQRHEAKFKRRDGGADHHRSRRSESELPEDGRSRRTSRRHEREDREANDHKESTEHKAKERSSSPHSSKPTEPSEGERDRESEVECASGEDTEGECWYPNSMEELVTVDEVGEEDDSIIEPDLPELQEEEREEECEEEAKEDVERMEKKEPTPAKVDKQDLSTPDAATEETLRSVQPDCPEAPPSHVSIFHSPEFKSAPEETAEPCVPPTSVTDVAETHVATALTTIKSICETEKTTDTHTVCDRGRTAETEKTETHHVDENPKRETVPQSSQPASSPQGIGIKALSPSQEQEKIISEHSIPLGVEFIVPSTGFYCKLCSLFYTSEDMAKTTHCRSTVHYRNLQKYLSQLAEESLLHFRSDAE, from the exons ATGAAGCACGATGACGGACATGAGGGACCCGCTGTAAAACACACTCCCTTTATCAAATCcctcagtgtgagtgtgtgtgtgtttcgttaTAATCACGTCTGCTTAACGTCCCCGGTGAAAAGCTCACTTGTCTGTTTGCTCTCTAGTGTTGAAGGAAGTGGATTTAATACAGTGAAGAAACACAAACCTGTAAAAATTTTCTCCATTGATTTCGACATCTCAAAGCGAAC TACTGGTTCAGGAGATAAGTTTGATAAGAAGGTGCCTCCTGTCAGCGGGGCACTAAGTGGAGCCAGCCAGAATCTACTGCTTACTCCTGCAAGTCTGCAGCTGGCCCAGCTTCAGGCTCAGCTCACTCTGCATCGCCTAAAACTGGCCCAGAGCAGcaacactgctgctgctgccacaGTCCTCAATCAAGTCCTCTCCAATGTAGCCATGTCCCAACCACTATTTAACCAGCTTAGGGGCTCCAGCATGCCCCAGGCCCCAGGACCAGGCTTTCCTTCCACACCCATATCTTTTCCCCCTCCTGGCACCCCAATAGGCACCCTGGTAGGGGGTGCATTCACCCAGAACCATGCTGGGATCCAGATGAATCACTATGGAGGAGGTGGAAACATGAGCCATAATGCCAGCTCACATGGGGAAAGTGGAAATAAGGCCAGCAAATTTCAGGCAGGGTTTCTAGGAGGAACCACAGCAGGGCCTATTAAAGCAGGTGAAGGAGGACACTCTGGAGGCACCGGCGGTCCCAAAACCAACAGCCAAAATAACTACCAGAGAGACTTCTACTCCTCTGAGAGTCAAATCTTGGACTCTGGGCATACGGAACAATGGAAAAACCTGACCGGCTATGGCATCTCGGGTAAACTGGAAGTGGGGACAGGTGCTGGGGGCAGCACATGGGCACCGTCAACACACGGATTTATTGGCCCACGAGTGGAACTGTACAATCCCGAGGAGCCGACTGCTGACCCCAAATTCAGCCCGGCAGGAGGCCTTGGTTTTAACAGTGCCTGTGGTCAACAGGGGTTTGTGGGATACCCACAGCAACAGAAGTGTGAGGAGGGGGTGGGCATGACTCTACAAGCGCACCAGATCAACGACTATCATGGTGTCACACCATCGCACCTACCCCATCAGTGCACCATTTGTGAAAAGAAGGTTTACAACTTGAAG gATTGGGACCAGCATGTGAAGGGCAAGCTGCATATACAGAATCGCTCACTGTACACCGACGG CCAGGCACTTGGAGCCCTGCACTTTCCTGTCACGTCGGAAGGATGCCGCGGCTCAGCGTTGAATAACAACACTGTGGCGTACTCGTCCGCAGCTGGCCAAG ATGTTTCACCCGGAGGCTCCACTTTTTTACAAGCTGCACCTATGAAGTCATTTCCTCTTTCAGGGGCGGGATTTACCTCACACCAACCAGGGACAAAG TTTGTGCCACGGAAGCCTGGTCCCGGGCGCGTCGTCCACATCTGTAACCTCCCTGAGGGCAGCTGCACCGAGAACGATGTCATTAACCTCGGCTTGCCCTTCGGCAAAGTCACCAACTACATCCTCATGCGCTCCACACACCAG GCTTTCGTGGAGATGGCGTATGTGGAGGCGGCCCAGGCCATGGTGCAGTACTACCAGCTCCATCCGGCCACCATCAACGACCAGAAGCTCCTCATCCGCATGTCCAAGAGATACAAGGAGCTGCAGCTGAAG AAACCTGGTAAAGACGTGGAGTCCATCATCCAGGACATCAACTctcagagggagagagaggagctgCATGACATGGAcag atATCCACCGGAGCGTGCACGTTCACGCAGCCCCATCACTCGCTCCCTGACTCCGCCTTCACACAGCCCCAGTTTCACATCATGCAGCTCCACTCACAGCCCCCAGGCGACGCCCTGGATGAACGGCGTCGGTCCACGGCGAGGGTCGTGGGACTGGACGCAGCGCGAGAGAGACGAGTGGCGAAACGGCGATGACGAGCGCAGGAAGTCCTACCTTAAACTGCCAGACGAGCGCAGCAGGGACCGCTATTTCTCCTCCCATCATCCCGCCGACGACTTCTATAAGAAGGAAAAGCTGCCACGCGTGTCTCAGCACCAGAGACACGAGGCCAAGTTCAAGAGGCGAGACGGAGGCGCAGATCATCACAGGAGCAGACGTTCAGAATCCGAGCTCCCGGAGGACGGACGAAGCAGGAGGACGAGCAGGAGGCACGAGAGGGAGGATAGAGAGGCAAACGATCAC AAAGAGTCTACAGAGCACAAAGCCAAAGAGAGATCATCGTCTCCGCACAGCAGCAAACCTACAGAGCCGAGCGAGggcgagcgagacagagagagtgag GTGGAGTGTGCAAGTGGGGAGGACACCGAGGGTGAGTGCTGGTACCCTAACAGCATGGAGGAGCTGGTGACAGTTGATGAGGTGGGAGAAGAAGATGACTCCATCATCGAGCCCGATCTCCCCGAGCTGCAAGAGGAGGAACGTGAGGAAGAATGTGAGGAAGAGGCGAAGGAAGATGTGGAGCGCATGGAAAAGAAGGAGCCTACGCCGGCAAAGGTGGACAAACAGGACTTGTCGACACCGGACGCTGCAACAGAAGAAACTTTAAGGTCTGTTCAGCCGGACTGCCCCGAAGCTCCGCCCTCTCACGTCTCCATCTTCCACTCTCCAGAGTTTAAAAGCGCACCGGAGGAGACGGCAGAGCCGTGCGTACCACCGACAAGCGTGACCGACGTCGCCGAGACTCACGTCGCCACGGCGCTCACGACCATCAAGAGCATATGTGAGACAGaaaaaaccacagacacacacactgtctgtgaCAGGGGCAGGACGGCCGAGACCGAGAAGACAGAGACGCACCATGTGGACGAGAACCCAAAAAGAG AGACGGTTCCTCAGAGCTCGCAGCCTGCGAGTTCGCCACAGGGGATTGGCATCAAAGCTCTGTCGCCTTCACAAGAACAGGAGAAGATCATCAGTGAACACAGCATCCCATTAG gtgtggaGTTCATCGTCCCCAGCACAGGCTTCTACTGCAAACTCTGCAGCCTTTTCTACACCAGTGAGGACATGGCCAAGACCACACACTGCCGGAGCACCGTTCACTACCGCAACCTGCAG aAGTACCTGTCTCAGCTGGCCGAGGAAAGTCTCCTGCACTTCCGTTCAGACGCAGAGTGA
- the rbm20 gene encoding RNA-binding protein 20 isoform X2, with translation MNQSWDKNIFENGQSKQQGKVDTAPSYDHLQSTGSGDKFDKKVPPVSGALSGASQNLLLTPASLQLAQLQAQLTLHRLKLAQSSNTAAAATVLNQVLSNVAMSQPLFNQLRGSSMPQAPGPGFPSTPISFPPPGTPIGTLVGGAFTQNHAGIQMNHYGGGGNMSHNASSHGESGNKASKFQAGFLGGTTAGPIKAGEGGHSGGTGGPKTNSQNNYQRDFYSSESQILDSGHTEQWKNLTGYGISGKLEVGTGAGGSTWAPSTHGFIGPRVELYNPEEPTADPKFSPAGGLGFNSACGQQGFVGYPQQQKCEEGVGMTLQAHQINDYHGVTPSHLPHQCTICEKKVYNLKDWDQHVKGKLHIQNRSLYTDGQALGALHFPVTSEGCRGSALNNNTVAYSSAAGQDVSPGGSTFLQAAPMKSFPLSGAGFTSHQPGTKFVPRKPGPGRVVHICNLPEGSCTENDVINLGLPFGKVTNYILMRSTHQAFVEMAYVEAAQAMVQYYQLHPATINDQKLLIRMSKRYKELQLKKPGKDVESIIQDINSQREREELHDMDRYPPERARSRSPITRSLTPPSHSPSFTSCSSTHSPQATPWMNGVGPRRGSWDWTQRERDEWRNGDDERRKSYLKLPDERSRDRYFSSHHPADDFYKKEKLPRVSQHQRHEAKFKRRDGGADHHRSRRSESELPEDGRSRRTSRRHEREDREANDHKESTEHKAKERSSSPHSSKPTEPSEGERDRESEVECASGEDTEGECWYPNSMEELVTVDEVGEEDDSIIEPDLPELQEEEREEECEEEAKEDVERMEKKEPTPAKVDKQDLSTPDAATEETLRSVQPDCPEAPPSHVSIFHSPEFKSAPEETAEPCVPPTSVTDVAETHVATALTTIKSICETEKTTDTHTVCDRGRTAETEKTETHHVDENPKRETVPQSSQPASSPQGIGIKALSPSQEQEKIISEHSIPLGVEFIVPSTGFYCKLCSLFYTSEDMAKTTHCRSTVHYRNLQKYLSQLAEESLLHFRSDAE, from the exons TACTGGTTCAGGAGATAAGTTTGATAAGAAGGTGCCTCCTGTCAGCGGGGCACTAAGTGGAGCCAGCCAGAATCTACTGCTTACTCCTGCAAGTCTGCAGCTGGCCCAGCTTCAGGCTCAGCTCACTCTGCATCGCCTAAAACTGGCCCAGAGCAGcaacactgctgctgctgccacaGTCCTCAATCAAGTCCTCTCCAATGTAGCCATGTCCCAACCACTATTTAACCAGCTTAGGGGCTCCAGCATGCCCCAGGCCCCAGGACCAGGCTTTCCTTCCACACCCATATCTTTTCCCCCTCCTGGCACCCCAATAGGCACCCTGGTAGGGGGTGCATTCACCCAGAACCATGCTGGGATCCAGATGAATCACTATGGAGGAGGTGGAAACATGAGCCATAATGCCAGCTCACATGGGGAAAGTGGAAATAAGGCCAGCAAATTTCAGGCAGGGTTTCTAGGAGGAACCACAGCAGGGCCTATTAAAGCAGGTGAAGGAGGACACTCTGGAGGCACCGGCGGTCCCAAAACCAACAGCCAAAATAACTACCAGAGAGACTTCTACTCCTCTGAGAGTCAAATCTTGGACTCTGGGCATACGGAACAATGGAAAAACCTGACCGGCTATGGCATCTCGGGTAAACTGGAAGTGGGGACAGGTGCTGGGGGCAGCACATGGGCACCGTCAACACACGGATTTATTGGCCCACGAGTGGAACTGTACAATCCCGAGGAGCCGACTGCTGACCCCAAATTCAGCCCGGCAGGAGGCCTTGGTTTTAACAGTGCCTGTGGTCAACAGGGGTTTGTGGGATACCCACAGCAACAGAAGTGTGAGGAGGGGGTGGGCATGACTCTACAAGCGCACCAGATCAACGACTATCATGGTGTCACACCATCGCACCTACCCCATCAGTGCACCATTTGTGAAAAGAAGGTTTACAACTTGAAG gATTGGGACCAGCATGTGAAGGGCAAGCTGCATATACAGAATCGCTCACTGTACACCGACGG CCAGGCACTTGGAGCCCTGCACTTTCCTGTCACGTCGGAAGGATGCCGCGGCTCAGCGTTGAATAACAACACTGTGGCGTACTCGTCCGCAGCTGGCCAAG ATGTTTCACCCGGAGGCTCCACTTTTTTACAAGCTGCACCTATGAAGTCATTTCCTCTTTCAGGGGCGGGATTTACCTCACACCAACCAGGGACAAAG TTTGTGCCACGGAAGCCTGGTCCCGGGCGCGTCGTCCACATCTGTAACCTCCCTGAGGGCAGCTGCACCGAGAACGATGTCATTAACCTCGGCTTGCCCTTCGGCAAAGTCACCAACTACATCCTCATGCGCTCCACACACCAG GCTTTCGTGGAGATGGCGTATGTGGAGGCGGCCCAGGCCATGGTGCAGTACTACCAGCTCCATCCGGCCACCATCAACGACCAGAAGCTCCTCATCCGCATGTCCAAGAGATACAAGGAGCTGCAGCTGAAG AAACCTGGTAAAGACGTGGAGTCCATCATCCAGGACATCAACTctcagagggagagagaggagctgCATGACATGGAcag atATCCACCGGAGCGTGCACGTTCACGCAGCCCCATCACTCGCTCCCTGACTCCGCCTTCACACAGCCCCAGTTTCACATCATGCAGCTCCACTCACAGCCCCCAGGCGACGCCCTGGATGAACGGCGTCGGTCCACGGCGAGGGTCGTGGGACTGGACGCAGCGCGAGAGAGACGAGTGGCGAAACGGCGATGACGAGCGCAGGAAGTCCTACCTTAAACTGCCAGACGAGCGCAGCAGGGACCGCTATTTCTCCTCCCATCATCCCGCCGACGACTTCTATAAGAAGGAAAAGCTGCCACGCGTGTCTCAGCACCAGAGACACGAGGCCAAGTTCAAGAGGCGAGACGGAGGCGCAGATCATCACAGGAGCAGACGTTCAGAATCCGAGCTCCCGGAGGACGGACGAAGCAGGAGGACGAGCAGGAGGCACGAGAGGGAGGATAGAGAGGCAAACGATCAC AAAGAGTCTACAGAGCACAAAGCCAAAGAGAGATCATCGTCTCCGCACAGCAGCAAACCTACAGAGCCGAGCGAGggcgagcgagacagagagagtgag GTGGAGTGTGCAAGTGGGGAGGACACCGAGGGTGAGTGCTGGTACCCTAACAGCATGGAGGAGCTGGTGACAGTTGATGAGGTGGGAGAAGAAGATGACTCCATCATCGAGCCCGATCTCCCCGAGCTGCAAGAGGAGGAACGTGAGGAAGAATGTGAGGAAGAGGCGAAGGAAGATGTGGAGCGCATGGAAAAGAAGGAGCCTACGCCGGCAAAGGTGGACAAACAGGACTTGTCGACACCGGACGCTGCAACAGAAGAAACTTTAAGGTCTGTTCAGCCGGACTGCCCCGAAGCTCCGCCCTCTCACGTCTCCATCTTCCACTCTCCAGAGTTTAAAAGCGCACCGGAGGAGACGGCAGAGCCGTGCGTACCACCGACAAGCGTGACCGACGTCGCCGAGACTCACGTCGCCACGGCGCTCACGACCATCAAGAGCATATGTGAGACAGaaaaaaccacagacacacacactgtctgtgaCAGGGGCAGGACGGCCGAGACCGAGAAGACAGAGACGCACCATGTGGACGAGAACCCAAAAAGAG AGACGGTTCCTCAGAGCTCGCAGCCTGCGAGTTCGCCACAGGGGATTGGCATCAAAGCTCTGTCGCCTTCACAAGAACAGGAGAAGATCATCAGTGAACACAGCATCCCATTAG gtgtggaGTTCATCGTCCCCAGCACAGGCTTCTACTGCAAACTCTGCAGCCTTTTCTACACCAGTGAGGACATGGCCAAGACCACACACTGCCGGAGCACCGTTCACTACCGCAACCTGCAG aAGTACCTGTCTCAGCTGGCCGAGGAAAGTCTCCTGCACTTCCGTTCAGACGCAGAGTGA
- the rbm20 gene encoding RNA-binding protein 20 isoform X3: MSQPLFNQLRGSSMPQAPGPGFPSTPISFPPPGTPIGTLVGGAFTQNHAGIQMNHYGGGGNMSHNASSHGESGNKASKFQAGFLGGTTAGPIKAGEGGHSGGTGGPKTNSQNNYQRDFYSSESQILDSGHTEQWKNLTGYGISGKLEVGTGAGGSTWAPSTHGFIGPRVELYNPEEPTADPKFSPAGGLGFNSACGQQGFVGYPQQQKCEEGVGMTLQAHQINDYHGVTPSHLPHQCTICEKKVYNLKDWDQHVKGKLHIQNRSLYTDGQALGALHFPVTSEGCRGSALNNNTVAYSSAAGQDVSPGGSTFLQAAPMKSFPLSGAGFTSHQPGTKFVPRKPGPGRVVHICNLPEGSCTENDVINLGLPFGKVTNYILMRSTHQAFVEMAYVEAAQAMVQYYQLHPATINDQKLLIRMSKRYKELQLKKPGKDVESIIQDINSQREREELHDMDRYPPERARSRSPITRSLTPPSHSPSFTSCSSTHSPQATPWMNGVGPRRGSWDWTQRERDEWRNGDDERRKSYLKLPDERSRDRYFSSHHPADDFYKKEKLPRVSQHQRHEAKFKRRDGGADHHRSRRSESELPEDGRSRRTSRRHEREDREANDHKESTEHKAKERSSSPHSSKPTEPSEGERDRESEVECASGEDTEGECWYPNSMEELVTVDEVGEEDDSIIEPDLPELQEEEREEECEEEAKEDVERMEKKEPTPAKVDKQDLSTPDAATEETLRSVQPDCPEAPPSHVSIFHSPEFKSAPEETAEPCVPPTSVTDVAETHVATALTTIKSICETEKTTDTHTVCDRGRTAETEKTETHHVDENPKRETVPQSSQPASSPQGIGIKALSPSQEQEKIISEHSIPLGVEFIVPSTGFYCKLCSLFYTSEDMAKTTHCRSTVHYRNLQKYLSQLAEESLLHFRSDAE; encoded by the exons ATGTCCCAACCACTATTTAACCAGCTTAGGGGCTCCAGCATGCCCCAGGCCCCAGGACCAGGCTTTCCTTCCACACCCATATCTTTTCCCCCTCCTGGCACCCCAATAGGCACCCTGGTAGGGGGTGCATTCACCCAGAACCATGCTGGGATCCAGATGAATCACTATGGAGGAGGTGGAAACATGAGCCATAATGCCAGCTCACATGGGGAAAGTGGAAATAAGGCCAGCAAATTTCAGGCAGGGTTTCTAGGAGGAACCACAGCAGGGCCTATTAAAGCAGGTGAAGGAGGACACTCTGGAGGCACCGGCGGTCCCAAAACCAACAGCCAAAATAACTACCAGAGAGACTTCTACTCCTCTGAGAGTCAAATCTTGGACTCTGGGCATACGGAACAATGGAAAAACCTGACCGGCTATGGCATCTCGGGTAAACTGGAAGTGGGGACAGGTGCTGGGGGCAGCACATGGGCACCGTCAACACACGGATTTATTGGCCCACGAGTGGAACTGTACAATCCCGAGGAGCCGACTGCTGACCCCAAATTCAGCCCGGCAGGAGGCCTTGGTTTTAACAGTGCCTGTGGTCAACAGGGGTTTGTGGGATACCCACAGCAACAGAAGTGTGAGGAGGGGGTGGGCATGACTCTACAAGCGCACCAGATCAACGACTATCATGGTGTCACACCATCGCACCTACCCCATCAGTGCACCATTTGTGAAAAGAAGGTTTACAACTTGAAG gATTGGGACCAGCATGTGAAGGGCAAGCTGCATATACAGAATCGCTCACTGTACACCGACGG CCAGGCACTTGGAGCCCTGCACTTTCCTGTCACGTCGGAAGGATGCCGCGGCTCAGCGTTGAATAACAACACTGTGGCGTACTCGTCCGCAGCTGGCCAAG ATGTTTCACCCGGAGGCTCCACTTTTTTACAAGCTGCACCTATGAAGTCATTTCCTCTTTCAGGGGCGGGATTTACCTCACACCAACCAGGGACAAAG TTTGTGCCACGGAAGCCTGGTCCCGGGCGCGTCGTCCACATCTGTAACCTCCCTGAGGGCAGCTGCACCGAGAACGATGTCATTAACCTCGGCTTGCCCTTCGGCAAAGTCACCAACTACATCCTCATGCGCTCCACACACCAG GCTTTCGTGGAGATGGCGTATGTGGAGGCGGCCCAGGCCATGGTGCAGTACTACCAGCTCCATCCGGCCACCATCAACGACCAGAAGCTCCTCATCCGCATGTCCAAGAGATACAAGGAGCTGCAGCTGAAG AAACCTGGTAAAGACGTGGAGTCCATCATCCAGGACATCAACTctcagagggagagagaggagctgCATGACATGGAcag atATCCACCGGAGCGTGCACGTTCACGCAGCCCCATCACTCGCTCCCTGACTCCGCCTTCACACAGCCCCAGTTTCACATCATGCAGCTCCACTCACAGCCCCCAGGCGACGCCCTGGATGAACGGCGTCGGTCCACGGCGAGGGTCGTGGGACTGGACGCAGCGCGAGAGAGACGAGTGGCGAAACGGCGATGACGAGCGCAGGAAGTCCTACCTTAAACTGCCAGACGAGCGCAGCAGGGACCGCTATTTCTCCTCCCATCATCCCGCCGACGACTTCTATAAGAAGGAAAAGCTGCCACGCGTGTCTCAGCACCAGAGACACGAGGCCAAGTTCAAGAGGCGAGACGGAGGCGCAGATCATCACAGGAGCAGACGTTCAGAATCCGAGCTCCCGGAGGACGGACGAAGCAGGAGGACGAGCAGGAGGCACGAGAGGGAGGATAGAGAGGCAAACGATCAC AAAGAGTCTACAGAGCACAAAGCCAAAGAGAGATCATCGTCTCCGCACAGCAGCAAACCTACAGAGCCGAGCGAGggcgagcgagacagagagagtgag GTGGAGTGTGCAAGTGGGGAGGACACCGAGGGTGAGTGCTGGTACCCTAACAGCATGGAGGAGCTGGTGACAGTTGATGAGGTGGGAGAAGAAGATGACTCCATCATCGAGCCCGATCTCCCCGAGCTGCAAGAGGAGGAACGTGAGGAAGAATGTGAGGAAGAGGCGAAGGAAGATGTGGAGCGCATGGAAAAGAAGGAGCCTACGCCGGCAAAGGTGGACAAACAGGACTTGTCGACACCGGACGCTGCAACAGAAGAAACTTTAAGGTCTGTTCAGCCGGACTGCCCCGAAGCTCCGCCCTCTCACGTCTCCATCTTCCACTCTCCAGAGTTTAAAAGCGCACCGGAGGAGACGGCAGAGCCGTGCGTACCACCGACAAGCGTGACCGACGTCGCCGAGACTCACGTCGCCACGGCGCTCACGACCATCAAGAGCATATGTGAGACAGaaaaaaccacagacacacacactgtctgtgaCAGGGGCAGGACGGCCGAGACCGAGAAGACAGAGACGCACCATGTGGACGAGAACCCAAAAAGAG AGACGGTTCCTCAGAGCTCGCAGCCTGCGAGTTCGCCACAGGGGATTGGCATCAAAGCTCTGTCGCCTTCACAAGAACAGGAGAAGATCATCAGTGAACACAGCATCCCATTAG gtgtggaGTTCATCGTCCCCAGCACAGGCTTCTACTGCAAACTCTGCAGCCTTTTCTACACCAGTGAGGACATGGCCAAGACCACACACTGCCGGAGCACCGTTCACTACCGCAACCTGCAG aAGTACCTGTCTCAGCTGGCCGAGGAAAGTCTCCTGCACTTCCGTTCAGACGCAGAGTGA